One Brassica napus cultivar Da-Ae chromosome C2, Da-Ae, whole genome shotgun sequence DNA window includes the following coding sequences:
- the LOC111203005 gene encoding agamous-like MADS-box protein AGL62 has protein sequence MNLEMNILMMAILVDAATPFPHPGFYGGSSSNAPFGVDGGINMEPNLNPFERRRMVNVNAFDNHNMVLPDHPSPFGNYSRVEGFVPGFNHNMALPSHPNPSESGNEHPNDGNPPQPRSD, from the exons ATGAATCTGGAAATGAACATCCTCATGATGGCCATTCTTGTTGATGCAG CAACACCATTTCCTCATCCTGGCTTTTATGGGGGAAGCTCTAGTAATGCTCCTTTTGGGGTTGATGGTGGTATTAATATGGAACCTAATTTGAACCCCTTTGAGCGAAGGAGAATGGTTAACGTGAATGCTTTTGACAACCATAACATGGTTCTCCCTGATCATCCTTCACCATTTGGAAACTATAGTCGTGTTGAGGGATTTGTCCCTGGATTCAACCATAACATGGCTCTCCCCAGTCATCCTAATCCGAGTGAATCGGGAAATGAACATCCTAATGATGGCAATCCTCCTCAGCCTAGATCCGACTAA